A part of Neovison vison isolate M4711 chromosome 6, ASM_NN_V1, whole genome shotgun sequence genomic DNA contains:
- the THOC7 gene encoding THO complex subunit 7 homolog codes for MGAVTDDEVIRKRLLIDGDGAGDDRRINLLVKSFIKWCNSGSQEEGYSQYQRMLSTLSQCEFSMGKTLLVYDMNLREMENYEKIYKEIECSIAGAHEKIAECKKQILQAKRIRKNRQEYDALAKVIQHHPDRHETLKELESLGKELEHLSHIKESVEDKLELRRKQFHVLLSTIHELQQTLENDEKLSEVEEAQESTMETDPKP; via the exons ACGAAGTCATACGGAAGCGTCTCCTGATTGATGGAGACGGCGCTGGAGATGACCGGAGAATCAATCTGCTGGTGAAAAGTTTCATTAAGTGGTGCAACTCCGGGTCCCAGGAAGAGGG ATACAGCCAGTACCAACGTATGCTGAGCACACTGTCCCAATGTGAATTTTCAATGGGCAAAACTTTGCTGGTATATGATATGAAtctcagagaaatggaaaattatgaaaaaatttacaaagaaatag AATGTAGCATTGCTGGAGCACATGAAAAAATTGCTGAGTGCAAAAAGCAAATTCTTCAAGCAAAGCGAATACGAAAAAATCGCCAAG AATATGATGCTTTGGCTAAAGTGATCCAGCACCATCCAGACCGGCATGAGACATTAAA GGAACTAGAATCTCTGGGAAAGGAACTAGAGCATCTTTCACATATTAAAGAAAGTGTTGAAGATAAG CTGGAATTGAGGCGGAAACAGTTTCACGTTCTACTTAGTACCATCCACGAACTTCAGCAAACGCTAGAAA ATGATGAAAAGCTCTCAGAGGTCGAAGAAGCTCAAGAAAGCACCATGGAAACAGATCCTAAGCCATAG